The Gorilla gorilla gorilla isolate KB3781 chromosome 17, NHGRI_mGorGor1-v2.1_pri, whole genome shotgun sequence genome contains a region encoding:
- the LOC101128102 gene encoding ubiquitin-like FUBI-ribosomal protein eS30 fusion protein — translation MQLFVRTQELHTLEVTGQETVAQIKAHVASLEGIAPEDQVVLLAGAPLEDEATLGQCGVEALSTLEVAGRMLGGKVHGSLARAGKVRGQTPKVAKQEKKKKKRKKKKTGQAKQRMQYNRRFVNVVPTFSKKKGPNANS, via the coding sequence ATGCAGCTCTTTGTCCGCACCCAGGAGCTACACACCCTCGAGGTGACTGGCCAGGAAACGGTCGCCCAGATCAAGGCTCATGTAGCCTCACTGGAGGGCATTGCCCCGGAAGATCAAGTTGTGCTCCTGGCAGGTGCACCCCTGGAGGATGAGGCCACTCTGGGCCAGTGCGGGGTGGAGGCCCTGAGTACCCTGGAAGTAGCAGGCCGCATGCTTGGAGGTAAAGTCCATGGTTCCCTGGCCCGTGCTGGAAAAGTGAGAGGTCAGACTCCTAAGGTGGCCAaacaggagaagaagaagaagaagaggaagaagaagaagacaggtCAGGCTAAGCAGCGGATGCAGTACAACCGGCGCTTTGTCAACGTTGTGCCCACCTTTAGCAAGAAGAAGGGACCCAATGCCAACTCTTAA